The sequence ATTTCCGGCGTCACAGGCCTGCTGCTCTTCTTCGATATTGAAATCGGACTGGTCGAACCTGCCCACAAGTGGCTCAGCTGGCTGCTTCTTGGCGGCATCCTGTTCCACGCTGTATCGAACCGGAAGTCATTTGCCGGATATTTCGCTAACAAAGCCGGAATAGGTATTATTGGTGCTGCGGTTCTGGTAACGATCATCTCGCTGCTGCCGATATTCGGTGAAGGCGAAGAAGGTCATGGAAAAGAAAACACCGGAAAAGCCGCCGTGCAGGCGATGGAGGCCTCTTCGGTTGAAACCGTTGCGCTGGTTCTGAAAGTAACGCCGGAAGAACTTGCCGCGAAACTTGAAAAAGAAGGCATTGTCGTTGAAAATCCATCCATGACCATTTCCGAAATTGCGCGAAAGAACGGAAAGGAGGAGCGCACCGTGCTCGGCTCGTTGCTCGGAAACCCCGGAAAAGGCGGGGAACGTGACAGGGATGGTGATGACGACAAACATTAAAGAACTATTTGGCCATGCGGATTCTTGTTATCGAAGACGAACCCGGAATATCCGGATTTCTCAAGGAAGGACTTGAAGAGGAGTATTTTGCCGTCGATCTGGCTTTCGACGGCAAAACCGGGCTTGACATGGCACTCCTGAACGAATATGATCTCATGATCGTTGACTGGATGATTCCCGGAATCAGCGGTATAGAGGTATGCCGACAGGTACGCAAAGCCGGGAGTTCCGTTCCGATCCTCTTTTTGACCGCAAAAGATACCCTTGAGGACATCGTGTTCGGTCTCGATGCCGGGGCAAACGACTATATCAGAAAACCTTTTGCATTCGAGGAGCTGCTGGCCCGCATACGGGTGCAGCTTCGACGAAACAATCCCGAAAGCGACACCATCACGGCAGGATGTGTGACCGTAAACCCGGTTACCCACCAGGTATTCTGCAGGAATACAGAAATCGCACTGACCCCCAAGGAATTTTCCCTGCTTGAATTTCTGGCACGCAACAAGGATAAAGTCTGTACAAGAAGCAGGATCATCGAACATGTCTGGGACATGCATTTCGACTCCGATACGTCGGTCATCGATGTTTACATCAATTTTCTTCGAAAAAAACTCGACATTGTCGGATGCGGAAACATCATTCAAACAATTCGGGGCGTCGGCTACATCATCCGTGAATCCTGAATGCCGATCATAAAAAAACATACCGGGTTGACCGGAGAGCCTTTACGTTCCGTACCGGGAAAATTTTCCCTGAGTTTACGTAATCGCATTGCTCTCTATTACACAATTGCGACGGCAGTCCTGCTTGCGCTGGTTTTTATCCTTGTTTTCTTTACGGTGGAACGGGTGGTCTTCAACCACTTCGATGAGGAGCTTGACCGGGAAGTCTCGGAAATCCTCGAAAAACAATCGCATGGAAGATCTGATGTATGGAATTTCGACCTCTCTGACGATGACAGCCACAGTGATGAAGGCGGCGATCATCATCACGAAAGAGGAGATGACGAAAACAGGGATGAAGATGATGAAGAATTTGTCCAGCTTGTCAGTCAGACCGGAAAAGTAATT comes from Chlorobium limicola DSM 245 and encodes:
- a CDS encoding response regulator transcription factor, translated to MRILVIEDEPGISGFLKEGLEEEYFAVDLAFDGKTGLDMALLNEYDLMIVDWMIPGISGIEVCRQVRKAGSSVPILFLTAKDTLEDIVFGLDAGANDYIRKPFAFEELLARIRVQLRRNNPESDTITAGCVTVNPVTHQVFCRNTEIALTPKEFSLLEFLARNKDKVCTRSRIIEHVWDMHFDSDTSVIDVYINFLRKKLDIVGCGNIIQTIRGVGYIIRES